The following are encoded in a window of Aromatoleum petrolei genomic DNA:
- the nudC gene encoding NAD(+) diphosphatase gives MFIPGHLPPDPLAADDLCFVFRNTALLVFAAEGPTRVPVRCEPGGLDPAGAQHYIGSLAGRHCYAAATGADTQPPAGMEWRDLRSLFGRIDEAVFGVAGRGLQIVQWDLTHRFCGRCGSATALHASERSRVCPSCGQVHYPRLAPAVMALVRRGDQLLLARSPHFPEGMFSALAGFVEPGESLEQTIAREVREEVGIEVANLRYFGSQSWPFPHSLMLAFTADYAGGELALQADEIEAADWFPIDRLPRLPHRFSIARRLIDATVEAIAARTD, from the coding sequence ATGTTCATCCCCGGACACCTCCCGCCCGACCCGCTCGCCGCCGACGACCTGTGCTTCGTGTTCCGCAACACTGCGCTGCTCGTGTTCGCCGCCGAAGGCCCGACCCGCGTGCCCGTGCGCTGCGAACCGGGCGGCCTGGATCCGGCCGGCGCGCAACACTACATCGGCAGCCTCGCCGGACGGCACTGCTATGCCGCAGCCACCGGGGCCGACACGCAGCCCCCGGCCGGCATGGAATGGCGCGACCTGCGCAGCCTGTTCGGGCGCATCGACGAAGCGGTTTTCGGCGTCGCCGGCCGCGGGCTGCAGATCGTGCAATGGGATCTGACGCATCGCTTCTGCGGCCGCTGCGGCAGCGCGACAGCGCTGCACGCGAGCGAGCGTTCGCGCGTGTGCCCGAGTTGCGGCCAAGTCCATTACCCCCGCCTCGCCCCGGCGGTGATGGCGCTGGTGCGACGCGGCGACCAGCTGCTGCTGGCGCGTTCGCCGCACTTCCCGGAAGGCATGTTCAGCGCGCTGGCCGGCTTCGTCGAGCCGGGTGAATCGCTGGAGCAGACCATCGCGCGCGAAGTGCGCGAGGAAGTCGGCATCGAGGTTGCGAACCTGCGCTATTTCGGCAGCCAGTCCTGGCCCTTTCCGCATTCGCTGATGCTTGCCTTCACCGCCGATTACGCCGGCGGCGAGCTCGCGCTGCAGGCCGACGAGATCGAGGCAGCCGACTGGTTCCCGATCGACCGGCTACCTCGGCTGCCGCACCGCTTCAGCATCGCGCGCCGGCTGATCGATGCGACGGTCGAGGCGATCGCCGCCAGGACCGATTGA
- the ahpC gene encoding alkyl hydroperoxide reductase subunit C has protein sequence MSQINQQIKPFKATAFHNGKFVPVSDESLKGNWSVVFFYPADFTFVCPTELGDLADNYAEFQKLGVEIYAVSTDTHFTHKAWHDSSETIGKIRYPMVGDPTGTIARNFDVMIESEGLADRGTFVIDPEGRIQIVEITAGGIGRDASELLRKVKAAQYVASHPGEVCPAKWKEGDATLAPSLDLVGKI, from the coding sequence ATGTCCCAGATCAATCAGCAAATCAAGCCCTTCAAGGCCACCGCTTTCCACAACGGCAAATTCGTTCCGGTTAGCGACGAATCGCTGAAGGGGAACTGGTCGGTGGTGTTCTTCTACCCGGCCGATTTCACTTTCGTGTGCCCGACCGAACTGGGCGACCTCGCCGACAACTACGCCGAGTTCCAGAAGCTGGGCGTCGAGATCTACGCCGTGTCGACCGACACCCACTTCACCCACAAGGCGTGGCACGACAGCTCGGAGACCATCGGCAAGATCCGCTACCCGATGGTCGGCGACCCCACCGGCACGATCGCCCGCAACTTCGACGTGATGATCGAATCGGAAGGCCTGGCCGACCGCGGCACCTTCGTGATCGATCCGGAAGGCAGGATCCAGATCGTCGAGATCACCGCCGGCGGCATCGGCCGCGACGCCTCGGAGCTGCTGCGCAAGGTCAAGGCCGCGCAGTACGTCGCCAGCCACCCGGGCGAAGTGTGCCCGGCGAAGTGGAAGGAAGGCGACGCGACGCTGGCCCCCTCGCTGGACCTCGTCGGCAAGATCTGA
- the ahpF gene encoding alkyl hydroperoxide reductase subunit F, whose protein sequence is MLDANIKNQLKSYLERVTQPIEIVASLDDSDKSREMQALLGDIAEQSNRITVIERRDDTERKPSFVINRKGEDTGVRFAGLPMGHEFTSLILALLQVGGHPPKVAPEVIEQIRAIEGTFEFETFISLSCHNCPDVVQALNLMSVLNPNIRHTMIDGALFQDEVDESQIMAVPTVFLNGRHFGQGRMELAEIVAKIDTGAQARAAETIAAKGEFDVLVVGGGPAGAAAAIYAARKGIRTGVVAERFGGQVMDTLAIENFISMTSTEGPKLAAALEEHVKEYEVDVMNLQRAAAVIPHERGFEVKLENGASLKAHSVILATGARWREMNVPGEKEFRGKGVAYCPHCDGPLFKGKRVAVIGGGNSGVEAAIDLAGIVARVTLLEFADTLRADAVLQKKLASLPNVTVITNAQTTEVTGDANVNGLVYTDRVSGESRRIELEGIFVQIGLLPNTDFVKDTVERTRFGEIVVDARGQTSVPGLFAAGDCTTVPFKQIVIAMGEGAKASLAAFDHLIRESVPA, encoded by the coding sequence ATGCTCGACGCGAACATCAAGAACCAGTTGAAGTCCTACCTCGAACGAGTCACCCAGCCGATCGAAATCGTCGCCTCGCTGGACGACAGCGACAAGTCGCGCGAGATGCAGGCCCTGCTCGGCGACATCGCCGAACAATCCAACCGCATCACCGTCATCGAGCGCCGTGACGACACCGAACGCAAGCCCTCCTTCGTGATCAATCGCAAGGGCGAGGACACCGGCGTGCGCTTCGCCGGCCTGCCGATGGGGCATGAATTCACGTCGCTGATCCTGGCGCTACTGCAGGTCGGCGGCCACCCGCCCAAGGTCGCGCCGGAAGTGATCGAACAGATCCGCGCGATCGAGGGCACATTCGAATTCGAGACCTTCATCTCGCTCTCCTGCCACAACTGCCCAGACGTCGTGCAGGCGCTCAACCTGATGTCGGTGCTCAACCCGAACATCCGCCACACGATGATCGACGGCGCGCTGTTCCAGGACGAGGTCGATGAGAGCCAGATCATGGCGGTGCCGACCGTCTTCCTCAACGGCCGGCACTTCGGCCAGGGCCGCATGGAGCTTGCCGAGATCGTCGCGAAGATCGACACCGGCGCCCAGGCGCGCGCGGCGGAGACGATTGCCGCGAAGGGCGAGTTCGACGTGCTCGTCGTTGGCGGCGGACCGGCGGGTGCGGCGGCGGCGATCTACGCCGCGCGCAAGGGCATCCGCACCGGCGTCGTCGCCGAACGCTTCGGCGGCCAGGTGATGGACACGCTCGCGATCGAGAACTTCATCTCCATGACGTCCACCGAAGGGCCGAAGCTCGCAGCGGCGCTCGAAGAGCACGTCAAGGAATACGAGGTCGACGTGATGAACCTGCAGCGCGCCGCGGCGGTGATCCCGCACGAGCGCGGCTTCGAGGTGAAGCTCGAGAACGGCGCGTCGCTGAAGGCGCACTCCGTGATTCTCGCGACCGGCGCGCGCTGGCGCGAGATGAACGTGCCGGGCGAGAAGGAATTCCGCGGCAAGGGCGTGGCCTACTGCCCGCACTGCGACGGCCCGCTCTTCAAGGGCAAGCGCGTCGCGGTGATCGGCGGCGGCAACTCGGGCGTCGAGGCGGCGATCGACCTCGCCGGCATCGTCGCGCGCGTCACCCTGCTCGAATTCGCCGACACGCTGCGCGCCGATGCAGTGCTGCAGAAGAAGCTCGCGAGCCTGCCGAACGTCACGGTGATCACGAACGCGCAGACGACCGAAGTGACGGGCGACGCGAACGTGAATGGTCTGGTCTATACCGATCGCGTGTCGGGCGAGTCGCGCCGCATCGAGCTCGAAGGCATCTTCGTGCAGATCGGCCTGCTGCCGAACACGGACTTCGTGAAGGACACGGTCGAACGCACGCGCTTCGGCGAGATCGTCGTCGATGCGCGCGGCCAGACCTCGGTGCCGGGCCTCTTCGCCGCCGGCGATTGCACGACGGTGCCGTTCAAGCAGATCGTGATCGCGATGGGCGAAGGCGCGAAGGCCTCACTGGCGGCCTTCGATCACCTGATCAGGGAGTCCGTGCCAGCGTGA
- a CDS encoding B12-binding domain-containing radical SAM protein: MSETSLRVLSVIPPMTQLNTPYPSTAYLTGFLRSRGVDAVQEDLALALVLRLFSRDGLTAIRDRIEATPERQRSARVKAFLAQFERYRITIGPAVAFLQGRDPTLANRICGRNFLPEGSRFESLEVYIDPDGGDPLAWAFGALGLEDRARHLATLYLNDVADVLREAVDPRFEFVRYAESLAQSQASFEPLAAALAEPLNLVDETLRALTLDAIARHAPRVVLLSVPFPGAVYGAFRIAQAIKAHDPGIVTVLGGGFVNTELRELKEPRVFDYFDFVTLDDGERPILALLDHLKGGRGRSRLVRSFFRDSEGDQGKNGEVRYVNLGEADIAFAEVGTPTWDGLPLDRYLSVLDMLNPMHRLWSDGRWNKLTVAHGCYWKKCSFCDVSLDYISRYDGASAKTLVDRIEAIIAETGQTGFHFVDEAAPPKALKALAQELIERGVAISWWGNIRFEKSFTPELCRLLADSGCIAVSGGLEVASDRLLQLMKKGVSVDQVARVTNAFTEAGILVHAYLMYGFPTQTVQDTVDALEYVRQLFESGCIQSGFFHRFACTVHSPVGQNPDEYGVKLVPLPPVTFAKNDVRFIDPTGVDHDALGVALNKALYNYMHGIGLEQDVRGWFSDRVPRPRVPRNFIERALR, from the coding sequence ATGTCAGAAACTTCCCTGCGCGTCCTGTCGGTGATCCCGCCGATGACGCAACTCAACACCCCGTACCCGTCGACGGCCTATCTCACCGGCTTCCTGCGTTCGCGCGGCGTCGACGCCGTGCAGGAAGACCTCGCGCTGGCGCTGGTGCTGCGCCTGTTCTCGCGCGACGGCCTCACGGCCATCCGCGACCGCATCGAGGCCACGCCCGAGCGCCAGCGCAGCGCGCGCGTGAAGGCCTTCCTCGCGCAGTTCGAGCGCTACCGCATCACGATAGGCCCGGCCGTCGCCTTCCTGCAGGGCCGCGATCCCACGCTCGCGAACCGCATCTGCGGGCGCAATTTCCTGCCCGAAGGCTCGCGCTTCGAATCGCTGGAGGTCTATATCGACCCGGACGGCGGCGACCCGCTCGCGTGGGCCTTCGGCGCGCTGGGGCTGGAAGACCGTGCCCGCCACCTCGCGACCCTGTACCTCAACGACGTCGCCGACGTGCTGCGCGAGGCGGTCGATCCGCGCTTCGAGTTCGTCCGTTACGCGGAATCGCTGGCGCAGAGCCAGGCGAGTTTCGAACCGCTGGCGGCCGCGCTCGCCGAGCCGCTGAACCTTGTCGATGAGACGCTGCGCGCGCTCACGCTCGACGCGATTGCCCGCCATGCACCGCGGGTGGTGCTGCTGTCCGTGCCGTTCCCGGGCGCGGTGTACGGCGCCTTCCGCATCGCGCAGGCGATCAAGGCGCACGACCCGGGGATTGTCACCGTGCTGGGCGGCGGCTTCGTCAACACCGAGCTGCGCGAGCTCAAGGAGCCGCGCGTCTTCGACTACTTCGACTTCGTCACGCTCGACGACGGCGAGCGCCCCATCCTCGCGCTGCTCGATCACCTCAAGGGCGGGCGCGGGCGATCGCGCCTCGTGCGCAGCTTCTTCCGTGATTCCGAGGGTGACCAGGGCAAGAACGGCGAAGTGCGCTACGTGAACCTCGGCGAGGCCGACATCGCCTTCGCCGAAGTCGGTACCCCCACCTGGGACGGCCTGCCGCTCGACCGCTACCTGTCGGTGCTCGACATGCTCAACCCGATGCACCGCCTGTGGTCGGATGGGCGCTGGAACAAGCTCACCGTCGCGCACGGCTGCTACTGGAAGAAGTGCAGTTTCTGCGACGTGAGCCTCGACTACATCTCGCGCTACGACGGTGCGAGCGCGAAGACGCTGGTCGACCGCATCGAGGCGATCATCGCCGAGACCGGCCAGACCGGCTTCCACTTCGTCGATGAGGCCGCGCCGCCCAAGGCGCTGAAGGCGCTCGCTCAGGAATTGATCGAGCGTGGCGTGGCAATCTCGTGGTGGGGCAACATCCGCTTCGAAAAGTCCTTCACGCCGGAGCTGTGCCGCCTGCTTGCCGACAGCGGCTGCATCGCCGTGTCGGGCGGGCTGGAGGTCGCCTCCGACCGCCTGCTGCAGCTGATGAAGAAGGGCGTGTCGGTCGACCAGGTCGCGCGCGTCACCAACGCCTTCACCGAAGCTGGCATCCTTGTCCATGCCTACCTGATGTACGGCTTTCCGACGCAAACGGTGCAGGACACCGTCGATGCCCTCGAATACGTGCGCCAGCTGTTCGAATCCGGCTGCATCCAGTCCGGCTTCTTCCACCGCTTCGCCTGCACCGTGCATTCGCCGGTCGGCCAGAACCCGGACGAATACGGCGTGAAGCTCGTCCCGCTGCCGCCCGTGACCTTCGCGAAGAACGACGTCCGCTTCATCGACCCGACCGGCGTCGACCACGATGCGCTGGGCGTGGCGTTGAACAAGGCGCTCTACAACTACATGCACGGCATCGGGCTGGAGCAGGACGTGCGCGGCTGGTTCTCCGACCGCGTCCCGCGCCCCCGCGTGCCGCGCAATTTCATCGAGCGGGCCTTGCGCTAG
- a CDS encoding two-component system response regulator, with amino-acid sequence MAKILVIDDHAVNRELIVALAAYEGHEALEAGDGAEGLAIVRAQRPQLVICDILMPNVDGYEFVRRLRADPEIAHTRVIFHTANYHEREVRNLAGLLGVSRILVKPCDPEVIVRTIAEVLVEAARDNPPASDAEFEREHLRVLTDKLAAKAEELERRAADLASEVETRKLAEAQLRRVLRARKVMAECNRTLVRATDERRLLADMCRFLVELGNYGIAWVSLAWHDADCTVETVSAAGEGAALLKSFRFSWGDNACGNGPVGEAVRTREPQVVRDIASDPRVGRWREAAIGRGYQAAAVLPLVFERETFGVLSIVTREKEAFDEDELELLGELADDIAYGIHTLRARVVQQRTEETLRLRNRAIDESINAIVISAADREADNPVLYVNPAFTLMTGYAPEEIIGRNTRLLIGNDWGQPDIERLREAVRRGRDARVVLRCYRKDSSLFWNEVSLASMHDPSGRVSHFISIFNDLTDRKRYEAELEQQANHDALTGLANRNLLNDRLQQAMIRAQRNAGAVAVMLLDIDRFKLINDSLGHVVGDELICEVARRLAACVRQGDTVARLGGDEFMIVMPELWAESDAASLAAKVLQAVSAPMKLSGHEMVVTGSLGVALYPRDGESAATLVKNADVAMYRAKEQGRNDFRFYAPEMNARMLERLELENGLRRALEQDELELHYQPKVELANGRVVGAEALIRWRHPVLGMVSPADFIPLAEETGLIVPIGEWVINTACRQLKAWREEGLTGVSVAVNVSARQFQQEDLVGVLGEALRTSEVPARSLHLEVTESGVMSNPERTIVILRTLKEIGVLVSLDDFGTGYSSLNYLKRFLIDSVKIDQSFVADLTTSSEDAAIARMVISLAHSLNQTVVAEGVETEAQLDFLRRHRCDEMQGFLCSRPVPAADFANLLRDGGCMSLRPTARLH; translated from the coding sequence ATGGCGAAGATCCTTGTCATAGACGACCATGCCGTGAATCGCGAACTCATCGTCGCCTTGGCCGCCTACGAGGGCCACGAGGCACTGGAGGCGGGCGACGGTGCAGAGGGACTCGCCATCGTGCGGGCGCAGCGTCCGCAGCTGGTCATCTGCGACATTCTCATGCCCAACGTGGACGGTTACGAATTCGTGCGCCGGCTGCGTGCGGACCCCGAGATCGCCCATACGCGCGTGATCTTCCACACCGCCAACTACCATGAGCGTGAAGTGCGCAACCTCGCCGGTCTGCTCGGCGTGTCGCGCATCCTCGTGAAACCGTGCGACCCGGAGGTGATCGTGCGGACGATCGCGGAGGTGCTGGTGGAGGCCGCACGGGATAACCCGCCTGCAAGCGACGCCGAGTTCGAACGCGAGCACCTGCGCGTGCTCACCGACAAGCTCGCCGCCAAGGCCGAGGAGCTTGAACGCCGTGCGGCGGATCTCGCCAGCGAGGTCGAGACCCGCAAGCTCGCGGAGGCGCAGCTGCGGCGCGTGCTGCGCGCGCGCAAGGTGATGGCCGAATGCAATCGCACGCTGGTGCGTGCCACCGACGAGCGGCGGCTGCTCGCGGACATGTGCCGCTTCCTCGTCGAGCTCGGCAATTACGGCATCGCCTGGGTGAGCTTGGCGTGGCACGACGCCGACTGCACCGTCGAGACGGTCTCCGCCGCCGGCGAGGGGGCTGCCCTGCTGAAATCCTTCCGCTTCTCCTGGGGCGACAACGCCTGCGGCAACGGTCCGGTGGGCGAGGCGGTGCGCACGCGCGAACCGCAGGTCGTGCGCGACATCGCGAGCGATCCGCGCGTCGGGCGCTGGCGCGAGGCGGCGATCGGGCGCGGCTACCAGGCGGCGGCGGTGCTGCCCCTCGTGTTCGAGCGCGAGACCTTCGGCGTGCTGTCCATCGTCACGCGCGAGAAGGAAGCCTTCGATGAGGATGAACTCGAACTGCTCGGCGAACTCGCCGACGACATCGCCTACGGCATCCACACGCTGCGTGCGCGCGTCGTGCAGCAGCGCACCGAGGAGACGCTGCGCCTGCGCAACCGCGCAATCGACGAGAGCATCAATGCCATCGTGATCAGCGCCGCCGACCGCGAGGCCGACAACCCGGTGCTGTACGTCAATCCGGCCTTCACGCTGATGACCGGCTATGCGCCGGAGGAGATCATCGGGCGCAACACGCGCCTGCTGATCGGCAACGACTGGGGCCAGCCCGACATCGAACGCCTGCGCGAGGCCGTGCGTCGCGGGCGCGACGCACGCGTGGTGCTGCGCTGCTATCGCAAGGACAGCTCCCTGTTCTGGAACGAAGTCTCGCTCGCCTCGATGCACGACCCGAGCGGGCGCGTCTCGCACTTCATCTCGATCTTCAACGACCTCACCGACCGCAAGCGCTACGAGGCGGAACTCGAACAGCAGGCCAACCACGACGCGCTGACCGGGCTGGCCAACCGCAACCTGCTCAACGACCGCCTGCAGCAGGCGATGATCCGTGCGCAGCGCAACGCCGGCGCGGTCGCTGTGATGCTGCTCGACATCGACCGCTTCAAGCTCATCAACGACAGCCTCGGCCATGTCGTCGGCGACGAACTGATCTGCGAGGTGGCACGGCGCCTCGCGGCCTGCGTGCGCCAGGGTGACACCGTGGCGCGCCTGGGTGGCGACGAGTTCATGATCGTCATGCCCGAGCTGTGGGCCGAGAGCGATGCCGCATCGCTGGCCGCCAAGGTGCTGCAGGCCGTGTCGGCGCCGATGAAGCTGTCGGGCCACGAGATGGTCGTCACCGGCAGCCTGGGCGTCGCGCTCTACCCGCGCGACGGCGAATCGGCTGCCACGCTCGTGAAGAATGCCGATGTCGCGATGTACCGCGCGAAGGAGCAGGGCCGCAACGATTTCCGCTTCTACGCCCCCGAGATGAACGCGCGCATGCTCGAACGCCTGGAACTCGAGAACGGCCTGCGTCGGGCGCTGGAGCAGGACGAGCTGGAACTGCACTACCAGCCCAAGGTCGAGCTCGCCAACGGCCGCGTGGTCGGCGCCGAGGCGCTGATCCGCTGGCGCCATCCGGTGCTGGGCATGGTGTCGCCGGCCGACTTCATCCCCCTCGCCGAGGAAACGGGGCTCATCGTGCCGATCGGCGAGTGGGTCATCAACACCGCGTGCCGCCAGTTGAAGGCGTGGCGCGAGGAAGGGCTCACGGGCGTCAGCGTCGCGGTCAATGTCTCGGCACGACAATTCCAGCAGGAGGACCTCGTCGGCGTGCTGGGCGAGGCTCTGCGCACGTCCGAGGTGCCCGCACGGAGCCTGCACCTCGAGGTCACCGAGAGCGGCGTGATGAGCAACCCGGAGCGGACGATCGTGATCCTGCGCACGCTCAAGGAGATCGGCGTGCTGGTCTCGCTCGACGACTTCGGTACCGGCTATTCCAGCCTCAACTACCTCAAGCGCTTCCTCATCGACAGCGTCAAGATCGACCAGTCCTTCGTTGCCGACCTCACGACTTCGTCCGAGGACGCCGCGATCGCGCGCATGGTCATCTCGCTCGCTCACAGCCTGAACCAGACGGTGGTCGCCGAAGGCGTGGAGACCGAAGCGCAGCTCGACTTCCTGCGGCGCCATCGTTGCGACGAGATGCAGGGCTTCCTGTGCAGCCGCCCGGTTCCGGCGGCCGACTTCGCCAACCTGCTGCGCGACGGCGGGTGCATGTCGCTGCGGCCGACGGCGCGGCTTCACTGA
- a CDS encoding response regulator, which translates to MAVRILLVEDNPANLELVSYLLEAAGHTVLIAEDGLQGLELARSEPPPDLIISDLRMPVMDGFEMLRHIRTDAALNDIPVIAVTAFSMSGDQTRVMLAGFDGYISKPIVPETFVSEVEAYLKAGRRIAGPTAGE; encoded by the coding sequence ATGGCGGTGCGCATTCTCCTCGTCGAGGACAACCCGGCGAATCTCGAACTCGTCAGCTACCTGCTCGAAGCGGCCGGGCACACCGTGCTGATCGCCGAGGACGGCCTGCAGGGGCTGGAGCTCGCCCGCAGTGAGCCGCCCCCCGACCTCATCATCAGCGACCTGCGCATGCCGGTGATGGATGGCTTCGAAATGCTTCGTCACATCCGTACCGACGCCGCCCTGAATGACATCCCGGTGATCGCGGTCACAGCGTTCTCGATGTCGGGCGACCAGACTCGCGTAATGCTCGCGGGTTTCGACGGCTACATCTCGAAGCCCATCGTTCCCGAGACCTTCGTCAGCGAGGTCGAAGCCTATCTGAAGGCCGGACGGCGCATCGCCGGTCCGACTGCCGGCGAGTGA
- a CDS encoding PAS domain S-box protein, with the protein MTIDVCSLLLDEAPDAFVVQSPEGIVLHWSKSAESIFGYRAEEIVGRDLLDLVVPPGRAEEERGMRREALANGFAAVETLRRCKDGSLLFVSISAKTVRDVEGRPQYLIIGKQDVTQLKVMRDAKLVEARYGKLLESMPDGIVLVNASGCIVFANTQAEAMFGYEAGRLRGLPVEVLLPERLRGGHVAHRSDYFGQLRTRAMGMGLELYGLRQDGSEFPVEIGLSPLETGEGTLVTSAIRDITERKRIERDLHEKNVELAQANAAKDRFLASMSHELRTPLNAIIGFTGTLLMKLPGPLNEVQERQLRRVQSSGQHLLELINDLLDIAKIEAGKIELVVEPVDCRTLVEDVVATLRPAAEDKGLAFAVEVLDEGLRLSTDRRALSQILINLVQNAIKFTEQGSVTVGLARRIEGELALVEVSVHDTGPGIGEEDRQRLFAPFARITPRSGKFAEGTGLGLHLSQKLAAQMGGRITVDSAPGGGSTFSLLLPEA; encoded by the coding sequence ATGACGATTGACGTTTGCAGTCTCCTGCTGGACGAGGCGCCCGATGCCTTTGTGGTGCAATCGCCGGAAGGGATCGTCCTGCACTGGAGCAAGAGCGCGGAATCGATCTTCGGGTACCGGGCCGAGGAAATCGTCGGGCGGGATCTGCTCGACCTCGTCGTGCCCCCGGGCCGCGCCGAAGAGGAACGCGGCATGCGTCGCGAGGCGCTCGCGAACGGCTTCGCCGCTGTCGAAACACTGCGGCGCTGCAAGGACGGTTCGCTGCTCTTCGTCTCGATCAGTGCGAAGACCGTGCGCGACGTCGAGGGACGGCCGCAGTACCTGATCATCGGCAAGCAGGACGTCACGCAGCTCAAGGTGATGCGCGACGCGAAGCTCGTCGAGGCGCGCTATGGCAAGTTGCTCGAGTCCATGCCCGACGGGATCGTGCTGGTCAATGCGTCCGGGTGCATCGTATTCGCCAACACCCAGGCCGAGGCCATGTTTGGCTACGAGGCGGGGCGCCTGCGCGGCCTGCCGGTGGAGGTGCTGCTGCCCGAGCGGCTGCGCGGCGGGCATGTGGCCCATCGTTCGGACTACTTCGGCCAGTTGCGCACGCGGGCGATGGGCATGGGGCTGGAGCTGTACGGACTGCGCCAGGATGGTAGCGAGTTTCCGGTCGAGATCGGCCTCAGTCCGCTGGAGACGGGGGAGGGCACGCTGGTGACCAGTGCGATCCGCGACATCACCGAACGCAAGCGCATCGAGCGGGACCTGCACGAGAAGAACGTCGAGCTCGCGCAGGCCAACGCCGCGAAGGACCGCTTCCTCGCGAGCATGAGCCACGAGCTGCGCACGCCGCTCAACGCGATCATCGGTTTCACCGGCACCCTGCTGATGAAGTTGCCGGGTCCCCTGAACGAGGTGCAGGAAAGGCAGCTGCGCCGCGTGCAGTCGAGCGGCCAGCACCTGCTCGAACTCATCAACGATCTGCTCGACATCGCGAAGATCGAGGCGGGCAAGATCGAGCTGGTCGTCGAGCCCGTGGATTGCCGCACGCTGGTCGAGGACGTCGTGGCGACGCTGCGTCCGGCGGCCGAGGACAAGGGACTCGCATTTGCGGTCGAGGTGCTCGACGAGGGCTTGCGGCTGTCGACCGACCGTCGCGCCTTGAGCCAGATCCTGATCAACCTGGTGCAGAATGCGATCAAGTTCACCGAGCAGGGAAGCGTCACCGTCGGGCTCGCGCGGCGGATCGAGGGCGAGCTCGCGCTGGTCGAAGTCAGCGTGCACGACACCGGCCCGGGTATCGGCGAGGAGGACCGTCAACGCCTGTTCGCGCCTTTCGCGCGCATCACGCCGCGCAGCGGCAAGTTTGCCGAGGGAACCGGCCTTGGCCTGCACCTGAGCCAGAAGCTCGCCGCGCAGATGGGGGGGCGGATCACCGTGGACAGCGCCCCGGGGGGCGGCAGCACCTTCTCGCTCCTCTTGCCGGAGGCATGA